The DNA window CGTGCGGTTTGTGGTTTATAACGCTTTAGCTTGGCACCGGGTCGGCTGACAGGCTGTTGAGCGGTGATAATGAAATGGGGACACCATTGCTTTATTATATCCTGATAGAAGATTCCTCTCTTATTAGGAATACTCATGCAAGGCTTGGGTCATGAGGCCTTGCTTCATCATTTTATTCAGATTAAGCAGGCGCGTTTTTCAAAAAAACGAGGAGTATTCTGAAACATGTCAGGATCCGGCACCCTCAGATTCTTAATAAATAGGGAATGAGACTATAACTGGGTTGACTTATGCAGGGGAAATTTATAGATTGTTATTATGAAGCTAAAGAAAAAAAATATAGAAATCATTGTAAAAAATGGGAAACCGTCCCGGGTTATACTTGATATAGTAGAATACAAAAAATTGCTCGAACGTGCAGAGGATCTTGAGGATATCCGCATGTTAGGTGAAATGCGCAAGGGGCAGCTAAAGTTTAAAAAATTGGAAGATTTCCTCAAGGAGTATAACACAGGTGTATGAGGTCTACCTTGAGCGCCACGCAGAGCGGGATTTAA is part of the Deltaproteobacteria bacterium genome and encodes:
- a CDS encoding type II toxin-antitoxin system Phd/YefM family antitoxin — protein: MKLKKKNIEIIVKNGKPSRVILDIVEYKKLLERAEDLEDIRMLGEMRKGQLKFKKLEDFLKEYNTGV